A genome region from Vanessa cardui chromosome 24, ilVanCard2.1, whole genome shotgun sequence includes the following:
- the LOC124540317 gene encoding three prime repair exonuclease 2-like codes for MSIKTFMFFDLETTGLPARDHVPKVTELTFLCVCRKDIEKADIDNLPPVSKLTFLFNPQKEVSSEAASITGLNNEILINQPIFSEKIKCIVAFLDFPKPVCLVAHNGNRFDFKIIKNEFATAKAVLPRGLYCVDSLKAFKEILKDNVLNELEISNSFNQTFLNSDSSLDEDAWPDLNVTQEEWTEIDNIIDSFAKLKTTPNIRRDGNKMAIESYKLTDIYKTLMKKDPKESHRAEADCMMLLECVIKTKKYFLPWADKNYKLLSAIKPF; via the coding sequence atgtctattaaaacttttatgttCTTTGACTTGGAGACCACTGGATTGCCAGCCAGAGATCACGTTCCCAAGGTAACGGAACTTACATTCCTCTGTGTTTGTCGTAAAGATATAGAGAAAGCTGATATAGATAATTTACCACCAGTAAGTAaattaacttttctttttaatccGCAAAAAGAAGTGTCGTCCGAAGCTGCCAGCATAACTGGTTTGAATAATGAGATTTTAATCAATCAACCAATTTTTAGtgagaaaataaaatgtatagttGCGTTTTTAGACTTTCCGAAACCAGTCTGCTTAGTAGCTCACAATGGTAAcagatttgattttaaaataataaaaaatgaatttgcaACTGCGAAAGCTGTTTTACCCAGAGGCCTATATTGTGTAGATTCTTTAAAAGCTTTTAAGGAAATACTTAAGGATAATGTTCTTAATGAATTGGAAATTTCGAATAGTTTCAACCAGACATTTCTAAACAGTGACAGCTCTCTAGATGAAGATGCTTGGCCTGATCTAAATGTGACTCAGGAGGAGTGGACAGAAATTGACAATATAATAGATTCATttgccaaattaaaaactacACCAAATATTAGAAGAGATGGAAATAAAATGGCAATTGAAAGTTATAAGTTGACAGATATTTATAAGACACTGATGAAAAAGGATCCAAAAGAATCACACAGGGCCGAAGCAGACTGTATGATGCTTCTAgaatgtgtaattaaaacaaagaaatattttttgccCTGGGCAGATAagaattacaaattattgagcgcaattaaacctttttaa
- the LOC124540315 gene encoding NF-X1-type zinc finger protein NFXL1 → MARRYRDAAAKLQQSVQKHLNVMKEVSSSEDDEPFDQNVLDGVFQSYCRGGGDKQLLNRTKNLLEEAISGRSVTCLICIGSIKRVNAIWTCDHCFSYFHLSCIQKWSNDSISLRSEENHGPIAVFLPKKIEWCCPKCRQSYSKEEIPRKYRCFCGKTDDPPFHPWLIPHTCGEVCGKRLSVGDNCMHKCLLLCHPGPCPPCPQTVNGVCYCGKERKKVRCSAAKWSCMQQCKKMLPCKSHLCENICHVGDCLPCNYTSLQSCQCGAEKTKRPCNDLKWQCTKQCNKPFACGYHKCEKICHTSSCGACPNSGIRSCPCGANQRFIQCPDVIETCVGTCGKQHNDCEHNCPAKCHKGPCPPCQVLIEKKCHCSTHTRSLPCSKEFRCETKCRGVRLCGKHGCGRKCCNGNCPPCEKICDKSLQCGRHKCTTVCHHGPCYPCPLESKVTCRCKETYVTVPCGREKHTKPPKCNLPCKIKYKCGHMDENKHTCHFGDCPPCKAICNKLYKKCSHNCTAVCHEYVLVVFKQVEKPATPWEVQPPKSKIVAIDCPPCESPVEVTCYGEHETDVQPCHTAGRRPCGRECGRPLACGNHSCELLCHLYQHDPNHPNVPYTCKPCNRECSVIRPKKCTHKCAKRGCHPGPCPPCETLERVACHCGITDLYLCCRELSTATDEMLSCKQQCSRNLDCGHRCRNICHSGPCGQNQTCTKKTKVHCPCGNLKREFPCISVQKGDITVKCDETCNAKKLALKLEKEKEEKRLKELEEERNRKELEEYEWKLSGKKKKYKEKKVVINKDDRNLIQKYCVPILSIVIVISAGIYYIFNV, encoded by the coding sequence ATGGCTAGGAGGTATCGCGACGCCGCTGCGAAACTGCAGCAAAGTGTTCAAAAACATTTGAATGTCATGAAAGAAGTTTCTTCCTCGGAAGACGACGAACCATTCGACCAGAATGTATTAGATGGAGTGTTCCAGAGTTACTGTAGAGGCGGGGGCGATAAACAATTGCTTAATAGAACTAAGAATCTTCTAGAAGAAGCAATAAGCGGCCGCTCTGTTACGTGTCTAATTTGTATCGGTTCTATAAAACGAGTGAACGCAATCTGGACGTGTGATCACTGCTTCTCATATTTTCATCTTTCATGCATACAAAAGTGGTCAAACGACAGTATAAGCTTACGCAGTGAAGAAAATCATGGCCCTATTGCAGTGTTTTTACCTAAAAAAATTGAATGGTGCTGTCCAAAATGTAGACAGTCTTATAGCAAGGAAGAAATACCTCGTAAATATCGCTGTTTTTGTGGTAAGACTGACGACCCTCCTTTTCACCCCTGGTTGATACCTCATACATGTGGAGAGGTGTGCGGTAAAAGATTGTCTGTCGGAGACAATTGTATGCATAAATGTCTATTACTCTGTCACCCTGGTCCTTGTCCGCCATGCCCACAGACCGTCAATGGAGTGTGCTACTGTGGGAAAGAGCGTAAAAAAGTGAGATGCAGTGCTGCTAAATGGTCATGTATGCAGCAGTGTAAAAAGATGCTGCCATGTAAGTCTCACTTATGTGAAAATATATGCCATGTTGGGGACTGTCTCCCTTGCAATTATACTAGCTTGCAGTCCTGCCAATGTGGTGCTGAAAAGACAAAACGGCCTTGCAATGACCTAAAATGGCAGTGTACAAAGCAATGTAACAAGCCTTTTGCTTGCGgttatcataaatgtgaaaagATATGTCACACAAGCAGTTGTGGAGCCTGTCCGAATTCAGGAATCCGGTCCTGCCCTTGTGGAGCCAACCAACGGTTTATTCAATGTCCTGATGTTATAGAAACCTGTGTTGGCACATGTGGTAAGCAACATAATGACTGTGAGCATAATTGTCCAGCAAAATGCCATAAAGGACCTTGCCCACCATGCCAAGTCTTGATTGAAAAGAAATGCCATTGTTCAACACATACCAGATCACTACCATGCAGTAAAGAGTTTAGATGTGAAACAAAATGTAGAGGCGTAAGATTGTGTGGTAAACATGGTTGTGGACGGAAATGCTGTAACGGAAACTGTCCCCCGTGTGAAAAGATCTGTGATAAATCTTTGCAGTGTGGCCGTCACAAATGTACTACAGTCTGTCATCACGGGCCATGCTATCCATGTCCACTAGAATCAAAAGTTACTTGTCGTTGTAAAGAAACATATGTTACAGTCCCATGTGGTAGAGAAAAACATACAAAACCACCTAAATGCAATCTTCCatgcaaaattaaatacaaatgtgGTCACATGGATGAGAACAAGCACACATGCCATTTCGGTGATTGTCCACCATGCAAAGCAATTTGCaacaagttatataaaaaatgcagCCATAACTGCACTGCTGTTTGTCATGAATATGTATTGGTTGTATTTAAGCAGGTAGAAAAACCTGCCACACCTTGGGAAGTTCAACCGCCGAAGTCTAAAATAGTGGCAATTGATTGCCCTCCTTGTGAAAGCCCAGTAGAGGTAACATGTTACGGAGAACATGAAACAGACGTGCAACCTTGTCACACTGCAGGTCGACGACCTTGTGGACGTGAATGCGGTCGACCACTAGCATGCGGTAATCATTCATGTGAACTGCTATGTCACTTATATCAACATGACCCAAATCATCCAAACGTGCCTTACACTTGCAAACCATGTAATAGAGAGTGTTCTGTAATCCGTCCAAAGAAATGCACTCATAAATGTGCTAAACGTGGCTGCCACCCTGGCCCCTGTCCACCATGTGAAACTCTAGAAAGAGTGGCATGTCATTGTGGTATAACAGATCTATACTTGTGTTGTCGTGAACTATCAACAGCAACAGATGAAATGCTTAGCTGTAAACAACAATGCTCAAGAAATCTAGACTGTGGACACCGTTGTAGAAATATATGTCATTCTGGACCATGTGGACAAAATCAGACTTGTACTAAAAAAACTAAAGTTCACTGCCCTTGTGGTAATTTAAAGAGAGAATTCCCTTGTATTTCTGTTCAAAAAGGAGACATTACAGTGAAATGTGATGAAACTTGCAATGCTAAAAAACTTGCCTTAAAGCTAGAAAAAGAAAAGGAAGAAAAGAGATTAAAAGAATTAGAGGAAGAGAGAAATCGTAAGGAATTAGAAGAATATGAGTGGAAACTAAGcggaaagaaaaagaaatacaaagaGAAGAAGGTTGTTATTAACAAAGACGACCGTAATTTGATTCAAAAATATTGTGTTCCTATTTTATCAATAGTAATAGTTATTTCAGctggtatttattatatttttaatgtttag